A region of Myxococcus stipitatus DSM 14675 DNA encodes the following proteins:
- a CDS encoding DEAD/DEAH box helicase: protein MSAFAQLLEAVRKEARPGIWSNGVNLARAGAVVLQSKTDSELELRVRSAGRPVPFTVALYPADDAWECDCPSRVDPCEHVVAAAISLQQAEREDAPMETAATRWSRVVYHFTRTGDGLQLKRTLAHADGREEALDGSLASYIAKPAQAATLQVEQSDLLADRILEQRRTRGALSPETLDALLKVLVQARNVLLDGRPVAIPDEVVVPRALVEERGGQFVVTVMRDERVSEVVSPGVARVGDALARLGETGMTGPWLQNLPIVRNYGVENMGELTSKVLPELGRRMPVDVRTRRVPAIDRELKPRILLELNQLDAGLSVLPTLVYGAPPTVRIDNGRMVYLRGAVPLRDEALEQRLVHDLREELNLVPGRRVTVAGPEMVRWADRLRRWGGDLAGDGASVVSPDVRLRPSLTVASAGDGQGVPEVSFTLEFQVEGGKGEARSVDAAAVVRAWTEGLGLVPLVGGGWAPLPRAWLDKHGQRVADLLAARQPDGRVANHALPQLSQLCETLEQPPPPGLDKLAPLVEGFEKLPPPVLPEDLNASLRHYQQTGVSWLGFLKSAGLGGILADDMGLGKTLQTICVLGKGSLVVCPTSVLPNWVAELKRFRPSLKVCVYHGPGRALDPAADVTLTTYSILRLDAAVLGAKDWATLVLDEAQAIKNPESQVARSAFGLKAGFRLALSGTPLENRLDELWSLMHFTNPGLLGGRRQFEDKVSRPISDGNAGAAAELRRRIRPFVLRRLKRDVAPELPPRIESVMHVSLDERERSIYDAVMAATRTEVVALLNEGGSMLKALEALLRLRQAACHPALVPGQKATSSSKVETLVDALDTAVSEGHKALVFSQWTSLLDLIEPALKQKGIAFDRLDGTTQNRGEVTSRFQAEDGPPVLLMSLKAGGTGLNLTAADHVFLVDPWWNPAVEAQAADRAHRIGQERPVNVYRLVSQGTVEERILGLQDKKRSLMEAALSEAGGAAAITREDLLELFS from the coding sequence ATGTCCGCATTCGCCCAGCTGCTCGAAGCCGTTCGGAAGGAAGCCCGCCCCGGAATCTGGTCCAACGGAGTGAATCTCGCCCGGGCCGGGGCGGTGGTGCTCCAGTCGAAGACGGACAGCGAGCTGGAGTTGAGGGTCCGCTCGGCGGGGCGGCCCGTTCCCTTCACGGTGGCCCTCTATCCGGCCGACGATGCTTGGGAGTGTGACTGCCCCAGCCGCGTGGACCCGTGCGAGCACGTGGTCGCCGCCGCCATCTCGCTCCAGCAGGCGGAGCGGGAGGACGCTCCCATGGAGACGGCGGCCACGCGCTGGTCCCGCGTGGTGTACCACTTCACTCGCACGGGGGACGGCCTCCAGCTCAAGCGCACGCTGGCTCACGCGGACGGCAGGGAAGAGGCGCTGGACGGCAGCCTGGCCTCGTACATCGCCAAGCCCGCGCAGGCCGCGACGCTCCAGGTCGAGCAGTCCGACCTGCTGGCCGACCGCATCCTGGAGCAGCGGCGCACGCGCGGCGCGCTGTCGCCGGAGACGCTGGACGCGCTGCTCAAGGTGCTGGTGCAGGCGCGCAACGTGCTGCTCGATGGCCGCCCCGTCGCGATTCCGGATGAGGTCGTCGTGCCGCGTGCGCTCGTGGAGGAGCGCGGCGGCCAGTTCGTGGTGACGGTGATGCGCGACGAGCGAGTCTCGGAGGTGGTGAGTCCGGGCGTCGCCCGCGTGGGGGATGCGCTCGCGCGGTTGGGTGAGACGGGCATGACGGGGCCGTGGCTCCAGAACCTCCCCATCGTCCGCAACTACGGCGTGGAGAACATGGGCGAGCTGACGTCCAAGGTGCTGCCCGAGCTGGGACGGCGCATGCCCGTCGATGTGCGCACGCGCCGCGTGCCGGCCATCGACCGCGAGCTCAAGCCGCGCATCCTCCTGGAGCTGAACCAACTGGACGCGGGCCTGTCGGTGCTGCCGACGCTGGTGTACGGCGCGCCTCCGACGGTGCGCATCGACAACGGGCGCATGGTGTACCTGCGCGGCGCGGTGCCGCTGCGCGACGAGGCGCTGGAGCAGCGGCTGGTGCACGACCTGCGCGAGGAGCTGAACCTGGTGCCCGGCCGGCGCGTGACGGTGGCGGGCCCGGAGATGGTGCGCTGGGCGGATCGGCTGCGGCGGTGGGGCGGAGACCTGGCGGGAGATGGCGCCTCGGTGGTGAGCCCCGATGTCCGCCTGCGTCCCTCGCTCACGGTGGCGTCCGCGGGAGACGGGCAGGGTGTCCCCGAGGTGAGCTTCACGCTGGAGTTCCAGGTGGAGGGCGGCAAGGGCGAGGCCCGCTCGGTGGACGCCGCGGCGGTGGTGCGCGCGTGGACGGAGGGGTTGGGATTGGTGCCGCTCGTGGGCGGTGGCTGGGCGCCGCTGCCGCGTGCGTGGTTGGACAAGCATGGCCAGCGCGTGGCGGACCTGCTGGCGGCGCGTCAGCCGGATGGCCGCGTGGCGAACCACGCGCTGCCGCAACTGTCGCAGCTGTGCGAGACGCTGGAGCAGCCGCCTCCGCCGGGCCTGGACAAGCTGGCCCCGCTGGTGGAGGGCTTCGAGAAGCTTCCGCCTCCCGTGTTGCCGGAGGACCTCAACGCGTCGCTGCGCCACTATCAGCAGACGGGTGTGAGCTGGCTGGGCTTCCTCAAGAGCGCGGGGCTGGGCGGCATCCTCGCGGACGACATGGGTCTGGGAAAGACGCTCCAGACCATCTGCGTGTTGGGCAAGGGCTCGCTCGTCGTGTGCCCCACCAGCGTGCTGCCCAACTGGGTGGCGGAGCTCAAGCGCTTCCGGCCCTCGCTGAAGGTCTGCGTCTACCACGGCCCGGGCCGCGCGCTGGACCCGGCGGCCGACGTGACGCTCACCACGTACTCGATTCTTCGCCTGGACGCGGCGGTGCTGGGCGCCAAGGACTGGGCGACGCTCGTGCTGGACGAGGCGCAGGCCATCAAGAACCCCGAGAGCCAGGTGGCGCGCTCCGCGTTCGGTCTCAAGGCGGGCTTCCGGCTGGCGCTCAGCGGCACGCCGCTGGAGAACCGCCTGGACGAGCTGTGGAGCTTGATGCACTTCACCAACCCGGGCCTGCTCGGAGGCCGTCGCCAGTTCGAGGACAAGGTGTCCCGGCCCATCTCGGACGGCAACGCGGGCGCCGCGGCCGAGCTGCGCCGGCGCATCCGTCCCTTCGTGCTGCGCAGGCTCAAGCGCGACGTGGCGCCCGAGCTCCCGCCGCGCATCGAGTCGGTGATGCACGTGTCGCTGGATGAGCGTGAGCGCTCCATCTACGACGCGGTGATGGCGGCGACGCGCACGGAGGTGGTGGCGCTGCTGAACGAGGGCGGCAGCATGCTCAAGGCCCTGGAGGCGCTGCTCCGGCTGCGTCAGGCCGCGTGCCACCCGGCGCTCGTGCCCGGCCAGAAGGCGACCAGCTCCTCGAAGGTGGAGACGCTGGTGGACGCACTCGACACCGCGGTGTCGGAGGGCCACAAGGCGCTGGTGTTCTCGCAGTGGACGTCGCTGCTGGACCTCATCGAGCCGGCGCTGAAGCAGAAGGGCATCGCCTTCGACCGGCTGGATGGCACCACGCAGAACCGAGGCGAGGTGACGTCCCGCTTCCAGGCGGAGGACGGGCCTCCGGTGCTGCTCATGTCGCTGAAGGCGGGCGGCACGGGCTTGAACCTCACGGCGGCGGACCACGTCTTCCTGGTGGACCCGTGGTGGAACCCGGCCGTGGAGGCGCAGGCCGCGGACCGCGCGCACCGCATCGGCCAGGAGCGGCCGGTCAACGTCTACCGACTGGTGTCGCAGGGCACCGTCGAGGAGCGCATCCTGGGACTCCAGGACAAGAAGCGCTCGCTGATGGAGGCCGCGCTGAGCGAGGCGGGCGGGGCCGCCGCCATCACCCGTGAAGACCTGCTGGAACTGTTCTCGTGA